From the Lemur catta isolate mLemCat1 chromosome 1, mLemCat1.pri, whole genome shotgun sequence genome, the window TTACGTAATTTTTATACTAAGTCTTCACATTTTAGTGTGTATTTTGTATATACAGCAATCTCTATTTTTGGAAAGCCCCATTTTAAGTGTTCTGCAGCCACTCGTGGCTAAAGACTATCATATTGAACAGCACAGCTCGAGATAAATGGGGAGATCAGAAGCCAGACACATGACATGTTTGGAGGAGGCGgatagaaaagaataatgaagaaaCGGAGCAAACTTGATTAAAGatagaggagagggaagagaaatcTTCTGCACGTGAAAGATAactgtgtttttctttcccatgataaaatgtgtattttatcattCCCCTGTCAAACAGAATCCTGATTCATGATCTACAAGAAGAGATTGAGAAACAATTTGATGTTAAAGATATCCCAGGCAGGCACAGCTATGCAAAATACAATAACTGGGAAAAGGTACAGTATAAAATGCCCATACTTCAAAAAAAGTTACCCTCAAcatttattgtcattttgtttccttttattccaaTTTCTCAAAGTTGGTTTTGCTCTTAAGATTGTGGCTTGGACTGAAAAAATGGTGGCTAAGTATCCCGAAATGGTCTCTCGTATTAAAATTGGATCTACTGTTGAAGATAATCCACTATATGTTCTCAaggtaaaaataattcaagaaccACTGACTCTTCTTATTGTTGAAaagcataaatttaaaagttactttGTGACACAACTGAGGTAATTTTGAGATAATAAAAAGTACTATCTTATGAAAGAATATTTAAGCTCTAGACATCCATTTAAGAATAGAAGTGACAGGAAGGTTTTGGTAGAACCAAGAAAGTGTCTGAATAAACATCTGTCAGAGATTGCACAGTGGacaaacccagaaaaatatctcatcccaCAGCTTTATTACAAGAATTTGTGATATCCCTGGTGTATAAAACCCTTGCTCTCCTATTAAAATTCAGTGAAACTGATGAATGAATGTCGTGAAGGGAATTTAAATATCATAGACTCATAGGACCCCAGAACAATATGTTAGGCATTTCAATGCCATATCGATGGAAGGGTGAgttggcaggaggaggggagatgaagagaggtGGCCTAAAGGTTACAAACATACAATaagacagaaggaataaattcagtgtttgatagcagagtaggatgACTATACTTAACAGAAATATATTGTACTCAGATGATGGACACCATAAATATCTTGTCTTGATCTCTatgcattatatacatataacaaaatttcacatgtaccccataaatctcCTTCTATAATAGAGCTAACAATTGCCCTTCAGCTGCTGCTGGATATTTGTACTTCCTTAGATACTGCTCCCTGAACTAGCCTCTTAATAACTGGGAAGGCTGTCCTTACCCTGaaccctcattcattcattatcttCAACCACCTAAAACAAATCTAAACTCTCTTCAAAATGACAACCCTTCAAATATCCACTACTATTCCTCTTCCCCACTCCAAGCACAACACAAAATTTCCACTCCAAGCTAAACATCCCCAGTTTATGAAAccagataaacaaaaggaaatggcAGAAAGAGAAGtgactttataatttatttctcagaacatagGATGTtagcaataaaataagaaaaacaatagattatgattttttttaaatcctaaaagcTGCCCCGACACTAggagatatttttgaaaaatatataatgcatatatatgGCATAGATTCATAGATTATGAATTATGTATAGACATTTAAGAATACGTGCCATGGTCCTCCCTGAGAACAATATGTGCATGCACAGTTCTCATTCAACAATAGACATGGTGAAAGAATTGCTTTGAGACTATGAATGAATTATTGGTTGACAAGGGATCAATGTGTGAGTTCATGCAAAATAATAtctcaagtttatttttaaatagattggGAAAGAGGATAAAAGAAGAAAGTCTGTTTTTATGGATTGTGGCATTCATGCACGAGAATGGGTCTCTCCAGCATTCTGCCAGTGGTTTGTCTACCAGGTAAGGGACTCAGAACACTCTCACAATTGTCCTTTGACTGCCAATTCTCAGCACTTCCCTGAGTGGAGGCACTCCTTCCCAAACATGCAGTTCCACTTAACTGGAAGAGCCCACACTTGGTGCTGTCAGGGAAGAAATGCTGTGAATTTTACTCAGCATTGCAGTTTTTATGAAATTGATGCTTTCCCTTCAAATTTCTTGAACTCCAGCTGAGAGtttatgaaactaaaaatcacttttttggGGTATGATATGAAAATTCTTCCTATAGGCACGTATGGAAAACCTGAAACCACCTTCACATTACAACCTCCAAATTTTACCTTTCTTCAGTGAGCTCAAAACATAgatccttcattcctttttagatATTTCAATGGACATGTATGTACTTGGAATTTTCATACTTAAATTTCCTTTCCAAGTGAACAATAACtcacttttttaaatcaaattattatcCATTGATGTGTGGTTGCATTAAAGTTTATTATTAAATTCCTTAGTAtgttaaatactattttatagcTGTAAAAGATTTACAAGCATCCTccctttttcctcttattttagaTACAGTTCTGAAAAGCTTAGTTAAACTAGAAGGAATGCATTGGCTATAAGGGAAATGACTTACACTTATATCAGTAGATAATGgctgacagaaaaacaaataaggaaagtAAAACTACCTAGACAGAAGGACTTAGCAAACATGGGTCAGTGGTCTCTTGATGTAGGTCTAAATGGTAGAACATATAAATAGATACTGCCATATTAACCTCAAAGTGGCATTCAACATCagacttaatggtgaaagacagGTTTtcctaaagcagaaaaaaaagagaatgccTTCTTTCACTACTATTATTTACTATTGTTCAGAGAGTTTAGCCAATgcaaaaaagtaaggaaaaaagaaataattattggaAAAAAGTGGAAAGTATAGTTATTTGCAGAAGAAATAACTACACAAAAAGCCCTAAAGATGTAACTAAAAATtcttaatagtaaaaaaaaaaatagttttttaagcTACTAAAGTGACTAATAGATAAGTTAAACTAAAgctattagtttttttaaatatatcaatacCATAATAACCAATTCAAAAATGCTATTGTGTTCTGATTCCTACTatcttttaactttctctttctgCGAACTTTTGTACATAACACACTGATGGAATACGCATGACAGTGGTTTTCTGGGCATGGATACTTTCACTAGGAAAGAATCTGCCAGTAGAACTGACTTACCCCTGCAATTGTTTTAGCTCTCCCAGCTGAGCACCAAGTGCTCCCCTTACTCAGTCCATAAAGGAACACACATCATaaggctacaaaaaaaaaaacttcttgacTCCAGTACAGATGTACCTGGAAGGGATTTTCCAAGAGTGGTGACAAAGACATTAGGTAGCCACAGAAAGtccaaataattagaaaaaattcaGTCAGATAGGAGAAAAAAGTTGATTGGTCAATCTCTAAATTCTtgagtattttattaatagaaattttcttgtttaatccCCTTTATAACTATTTTATGAATCCTCCCCAGTACTTCCATATTCCTGTGCATACAGACTCAGTCTACATTTATGCAAAGGATGTGAGGGAAAGAGTCCATTTAAAATAAGCTGTACTTCCCATTTGGCCTCCATTCTTCCTGTGAAACATCTCACATGCTACATTTGGGATGCTATAAATCTCAATAATTAAATGATCCTTTAAAGAGtgttcattttaattaatgtCGCTAGTCTGAATAAGTGAGGTTTTTTCCTGTAACCTAAAtaggtcatttatttttgttcattttaggaaaaatatgtttgaaattatgtgaccttgggcaaatgactcaAGTTATTACTATTATAACCACAGTTCTCCACATGGCAGCTGAACTTCATACCAATAGCTTAATTTTTCCTATTCCTACAGGCAACCAAAACTTATGGAAAAAACAGAATTATGACCAAACTCTTGGACCGAATGAATTTTTATGTTCTTCCTGTGTTCAATGTGGATGGATATATTTGGTCATGGACAAAGGTGCTGTTCtgtactttcatttccatttaaatgATACATTATTTACTGGCTTTAATGCACACTGATTGTTATGAATTAAGTTTAAGGTTTGGGTAACTAGTTAATTTCAATTCAGAAAAgcgtattttttaaaatctcaattcaGACTAAGTCAAGTACAATTTCCTGATTGCATAGGTGTCcttgaaataatacaaattttttgcAGCTGAATCTAGGTatgtggaaaaatgaaagaaagcagtaattataaaggaaatgtattattatattatataatatggcATTTTCTAGCTAAGAATGAAAGTCATTTAAAACCATTATGAACACATTGATTTCAAAGCAAAAGTCATTGTATTCCATCAGTTTGGAACAGGGCTTAAGATgaagtcattgtatcaaaaatAGAAGAGAGACATAGCTATCTATTTGTCTTTTAGCAGACACTTTTATAGCCCTGCTGTtgctaaataaaattaatactgaACTTTCAGACAGATACTATCACAGCAAGTTCTTTCCTGAAAATTATGCTCCTACAGCCACAATTTGACCTCCATTATATCTGAATCTGTAAATGGTGAAAGATGTAATGAAGTTATCATTAAAATTATAGGTAATTTCAAAACATCTTTGATCATTTTCTAATACTGAGAACTAATcaacagtttttaaaactaaCTGAATTATTTCAACAAGGCCTAAGAATATTAACATTCACATATTAAAAACCAtgtttctgaaaatattacaaattataagaaaacaatattttttctttataataaaggGCCTCAAGTTaactagatatattttaaataaagctggAAACACCTGCAGAGAGAATCTGAAATGatcaaattgaaaaatacaaacagaTTTCTTAGGTAAACACTTTTATCATTCAATACCGGCAGAACCGCATGTGGAGAAAAAATCGTTCCAAGAACCGAAACTCCAAATGCATTGGCACTGACCTCAACCGGAATTTTAATGCTTCATGGAACTGTAAGTAGTAGACTTAGTCTCAACGAAAATTGCTATAAAGAGGATTTAGACACCAAACTTAGCTAAACCACCTAATTATTTCAGTAAGAATAGGTATTCCTTGAGTGActgttaattttcttatctgtaaaatggaagataATCATCACTACCATTGAAGAATCATAAATGTGTTGCTGTGtgggaggaaatgaggaaggaGTTGTTTATTAAGCCATCTCTTACTTAATATATCTGCTTGCTAAAAATCAGGCACAATCCAGAGTTATAAAAATTCAGATAGTCTGAAGAGAGACCTCAggtccctcttcctccttcctttctctgataAAAATTGAGAAGTATCAGTGGTTAAAACCAATACATGGGTAGTTCTTCAGATGTTTAGTGAAAAGAAACATTTGGGGCAAAGAAAGTGAAGAAGTTTAATGGAAATACGATGATAAGCAGAGGCCCGGCTATGTCAGATGATACTTTATTATCACTTTATCATTACAAACTTTCAAGGACAAATTACCACTGCCCCAATTCATACCTTTCTTTTTTGACTAATTTTGTTGAAAAATCCCAGCTTTTAGCTCCATTGTGCCATAATGAATATGATAATAACAGCTGCTATCCCTAATTAACAACTTCCTGCTAAAACAGGCTGAAGAAACTCAGCCTCAGAGAAGAGAATTTACACCAGACCCTAGTTAGTGAGTTAGAGCTGGGGTTGAATTGGACCTGGGATCTGTCTGGCTTACAGCCTGGGCTACTTCTGGTGTGTTGTTCCTATGGCCCtgggaaaagaaggggaaataaaCAAAGCTAAGAACACTCCAGGAGCCTAAGTCTGTTACAATCTGACACGTGTGTGCAAGGTTAATCTGCAGTGACTATGACGCGAAAGACATTGAGGCAGCCCTATAAGCATGAGAAgccaaaatgtttaaaacattttgtaaatccACTTCAGAAGAGGCAGAAGCTATCCTGATGGAGAGCAGACTGTGATCTCATCCACCCATGTCTTCTGCAGCCTTTCCTGACACCAATAACCCATGTAAGGAGACGTACAGGGGCCCTGCACCAGAGTCTGAGAAAGAGACAAAAGCTGTCACTGACTTCATTAGAAGCCACCTGAAATCAATCAAGGTTTACATCACTTTCCATTCCTACTCCCAGATGCTATTGTTTCCCTATGGATATACATCAAAACTGCCACCCAATCACAAGGACTTGGTACGTAGAAAAACTGTCTGTGGTTTATACTTTGACATCACCATTGCCTTTCAGTCTGTTCTTCATTAACTTGGGTTATATTGAaagaatttcacattttaataccaaagaagagaaataatgaagAGAGTTCAAGTCATTACctttagataatttttcatttgataAATTACATAGATAACAAAATCTTTCAATgtgattccaaaaaaaaaaaaacagtaggaaGAAATGTCTAGGTTATCCGCAGTAGAATCTATTACTGCACAGCTTGTTGTGGAGTTTAACATATCCTGTGGGTCATACGGTAAAACCATACATAGCAAAAGCCTAATAGAAAGCAGACATTGCTAATCCTGTCTGCCAAACATCAGATTTAAGGAGACCCATTGTATTTTTATCATCCTGATCAACTTGGAAATTATATCAATTATTTGACTAGCCAAAGAAAGAACATAATAAATGATCTTGAAGCTTCCTCACTAAGAACACACCGTCTTCCCAAAACTATGATCCATTAAGCaccattttcctttctgtgaaaaCTGATTTGATCATGTgaactttcagaaaaaaacaacaaccctgCATAAGGGTTTCAGTGAATCACAAGAACTGAcagggtgaatgaatgaatacataaagacagaaatactttaaattgctgtagaagaaaagaaagtagataaAGTTCAGTGTCCCAGATCCACTGAATTGGCAAATGTAGCATACCCAGTAAAAGCTGTGGTTCAAATACTGcctcataaaattttttaaaaaattttaaaagaggtcataattttcatttttacctcAGTCAATTGTATTTAGCACAACAGCATTTAATTTTAGTTGGAGCAGATATTAGAAGCAGTCATTAAAATTATCTATgtatacaaaacaaagaaaatatacaagcaATATGTGGCTTATTGAGTGATTTATTATCCAATCTAGCTGATAATCTGAACCCATGGGTTTGATTAATTTATGCAAAGCTACAACAACACAATTTCAACCCACTCTTAGGAAAATGATATTATGGATAAAAAATACACTTATACACAAAAAACCactttaagtaaaataagagttcTCACACAGCGACTAAATTAAGAAAAAGCTTATTAGTTggttatatgcattatatatatagtcttttaaaaaatcttcatttgGAGTGTAAATATGTTATGAATATATTCCATTTAAGTTCCTCTGACAATCAGTCTTATAGCATAAAACACTAACATGAATTAAAGGTCATAAAATGTCACTCGAAGAGAAACCCTAATTTAACAACTATTTTAAAGCAGAGTCAGCCACTTTTCTTCCCTTGGCATGCTGAAGTTAGATGAGTGTATAAAAAGTGCTGTGGTGATATGGGACCTATTAAAGACATAAGAACAAGGAATATGGTCTGAGAAATTGGAGAAACTGACAGAAGAGCCAAATATCTGAAGCCAAAAACAAATCTGAGAGGAAGaagaatgtataatttaaaagaagagaatgagggaagaaaaagagaaggaaagagaaaaaaagaaggggtagaaatacaaaataagataTGGTATTACTGTATATAATTGATTGCA encodes:
- the CPA3 gene encoding mast cell carboxypeptidase A codes for the protein MRFILPVGLIATTLAIAPVRFDREKVFRVKPQDEKQANIIKDLAKTNELDFWYPDAIHYVAANMTVDFRVSEKESQSIQSALDQNKMHYEILIHDLQEEIEKQFDVKDIPGRHSYAKYNNWEKIVAWTEKMVAKYPEMVSRIKIGSTVEDNPLYVLKIGKEDKRRKSVFMDCGIHAREWVSPAFCQWFVYQATKTYGKNRIMTKLLDRMNFYVLPVFNVDGYIWSWTKNRMWRKNRSKNRNSKCIGTDLNRNFNASWNSFPDTNNPCKETYRGPAPESEKETKAVTDFIRSHLKSIKVYITFHSYSQMLLFPYGYTSKLPPNHKDLAKVAKITTDVLSTQYETHYIYGPIQSTIYPISGSSVDWAYDLGIKYTFAFELRDKGKFGFLLPESQIKPTCKETMLAVKFIAKYVLKHTS